A single genomic interval of Metasolibacillus fluoroglycofenilyticus harbors:
- a CDS encoding ABC transporter ATP-binding protein — MIINVQGLKKSYKKQLVLKNITFQVEEPQIIALIGPNGSGKTTMMNCLMNLLPFQEGEITILGKKNTDPSLFYEVSYLQDNRVLYGDLTGADHLNFICHAQKLPARKAKEIAAYVGMDKYAKKRVRSYSLGMKQHLLLAMAILNEPKLILLDEPINGLDPTSAIHMRHILMDLHAKGSTIIISSHNLEEIDKMTNTIYFMKDGEILEESLEKLNIAHYSIYVSNSERARDIFTTNKLPVTMEADHFIFSEADLALQQVIDTLNENDVKIRHIENKKIGAEKRYMELFESELRK, encoded by the coding sequence ATGATTATTAATGTACAAGGGCTGAAGAAAAGCTATAAAAAGCAACTGGTGTTAAAAAATATTACGTTCCAAGTGGAAGAACCACAAATCATTGCACTTATTGGACCAAACGGCTCTGGTAAAACAACAATGATGAATTGTTTAATGAATTTACTGCCATTTCAAGAGGGTGAAATTACTATTCTTGGAAAAAAGAATACAGACCCTAGCCTATTTTATGAAGTATCTTATTTACAGGATAATCGTGTATTATACGGAGATTTAACAGGTGCTGATCATTTGAATTTTATTTGCCATGCACAAAAATTACCTGCTCGAAAAGCAAAAGAAATAGCTGCATATGTCGGTATGGATAAATATGCAAAAAAAAGAGTGCGTAGCTATTCACTTGGTATGAAACAACATCTATTGTTAGCAATGGCCATTTTAAATGAGCCTAAATTAATTTTACTTGATGAACCAATTAACGGACTTGATCCGACAAGTGCCATCCATATGCGTCATATTTTAATGGATTTGCATGCAAAGGGTTCAACAATCATTATTTCCTCTCATAATCTTGAGGAAATTGATAAAATGACAAATACGATTTATTTCATGAAAGATGGCGAAATTTTAGAGGAATCTTTAGAAAAATTAAATATCGCACACTATTCAATTTATGTTTCCAATAGCGAAAGGGCACGTGATATTTTTACGACAAACAAGCTCCCTGTCACAATGGAGGCGGACCACTTTATATTTAGTGAGGCGGACCTAGCATTACAGCAAGTCATTGATACACTTAATGAGAATGATGTGAAAATACGCCATATTGAAAATAAAAAGATTGGGGCTGAAAAACGCTATATGGAGCTATTTGAAAGCGAGCTGAGAAAATGA
- a CDS encoding ABC transporter permease subunit: MRLFIFEVKKILFSRRFLYTFAILLFVGVGLFFRNFAMQDLALEEEVKRVTAYTQEAQSILRVLQKSPESGQTDEQIQHLAKALNLLYEWAPLVKSTDWEKRLQIENDFLQTLTLYKEAGGDFSIQNSAIEPTILFNEQLLSQGIEPTFENYSTNLPNYIKQVATLYINIGAIVLLLLVVGDLLTLEFEQGSIRLLYTQPIRKTAILHAKWATTVVTYLLLTLGLFGITWGVGYLFGQVGSFAYPIFVEVDGIISFITIRDYIIWGLLSTTIVILLAISILLLLSLFIKNSIVTLLITISILLIGFFTMQIGVVNWLNPFLYVFAGLSIQQVGTSWYQSIPITLLLAIIIYILALLRIQRMREV, from the coding sequence ATGAGACTATTTATTTTTGAAGTAAAGAAAATTCTCTTTAGTCGCCGTTTCCTCTATACTTTTGCCATTTTACTATTTGTAGGAGTAGGCTTGTTTTTCCGAAATTTCGCCATGCAAGATTTAGCATTAGAAGAAGAAGTAAAACGTGTCACTGCTTATACACAAGAAGCGCAAAGCATATTACGTGTGCTGCAAAAGTCACCTGAAAGTGGGCAGACAGATGAACAAATACAGCACTTAGCAAAGGCGTTAAATTTATTATACGAATGGGCTCCTCTGGTAAAATCAACTGATTGGGAAAAGCGTTTACAAATAGAAAACGACTTTTTACAAACGCTTACCTTGTATAAGGAAGCAGGTGGTGATTTTTCTATTCAAAATAGCGCTATTGAACCGACGATTCTTTTCAATGAACAGCTGTTATCACAAGGGATTGAGCCAACATTTGAAAACTATAGTACGAATTTGCCAAACTATATAAAGCAAGTGGCGACGCTTTATATTAATATAGGAGCAATTGTTTTACTGCTATTAGTAGTAGGTGATTTATTAACGCTGGAATTTGAGCAGGGCAGTATTCGTTTACTTTATACCCAGCCCATTCGTAAAACAGCTATTTTACACGCAAAATGGGCAACAACTGTTGTCACTTATTTACTTTTAACGCTAGGATTATTCGGTATAACATGGGGCGTAGGCTATCTATTCGGTCAAGTAGGCTCGTTTGCCTATCCAATTTTCGTTGAGGTAGATGGCATAATATCTTTTATTACGATTCGCGACTATATAATATGGGGATTGCTTAGCACAACAATTGTGATTTTGTTGGCTATCTCTATACTTTTATTGCTAAGCTTATTTATTAAAAATTCGATTGTCACATTACTTATAACAATTAGTATATTATTAATCGGCTTTTTCACCATGCAAATAGGTGTTGTCAATTGGCTTAATCCATTTTTATACGTTTTCGCGGGTTTGTCCATTCAACAAGTTGGCACAAGCTGGTATCAAAGTATTCCAATTACATTACTATTAGCGATAATTATTTATATTCTTGCCCTACTACGTATTCAGCGGATGCGTGAAGTTTAA
- a CDS encoding ABC transporter permease, with amino-acid sequence MLQLLRLEWTKMKRAKFSYFLIGLLLIIVSCYFFYIDKKTMKQDEIEAFVAENIMYYQDSIVATEEELKSLTGTEKEYRESFLENTKRQHEGFQMMQEGLERKNWPLYWQGEILNFISFEERALKDLEIYKNSYLYPTPFTVLVHMDKMRWMEEKSVQPLASGLENQGTTLYDQDFSEPLVQQLAQSLSSFHSSTGTYFLFHLFQYGFSLVGLIFLLFLFSDILTKEGFGRNGPIHLLRTMPIRCSSFWLSKAFTVMAGSLLIVSLTAIIGVGLGTLFNRLGDWQYPILIYGPERTYSFLSIAQFLSKAGGLFVLVLAFGFSLLFLFSVLTNRAILAIGLTIIVLVLGQALTEQTFLLSWTQWIPFHYLTVYPILNGEYTIIHNNALFTYQQGLLSLAISTLIVLIVTFCSIKLRKGVMS; translated from the coding sequence ATGCTTCAATTATTGCGACTCGAATGGACAAAGATGAAGCGTGCCAAATTTAGTTATTTTTTAATTGGACTTTTATTAATTATAGTGAGTTGTTATTTTTTTTACATTGATAAAAAAACAATGAAGCAGGATGAAATTGAAGCTTTTGTCGCAGAAAATATTATGTACTATCAGGATAGTATTGTGGCGACAGAAGAAGAATTAAAAAGCTTAACTGGGACTGAAAAAGAGTATAGAGAAAGTTTTTTAGAAAATACCAAGAGGCAGCACGAAGGATTTCAGATGATGCAGGAGGGACTAGAAAGGAAAAATTGGCCTCTTTATTGGCAGGGAGAAATTTTAAATTTTATTAGTTTTGAAGAAAGAGCATTGAAGGATTTAGAAATATATAAAAACAGCTATCTTTATCCAACACCTTTTACTGTCCTAGTACATATGGATAAAATGCGCTGGATGGAGGAAAAGTCGGTTCAGCCCCTTGCGTCAGGCTTAGAAAATCAAGGCACTACGCTATATGACCAAGATTTCTCTGAGCCACTTGTACAACAACTAGCTCAAAGTCTATCATCTTTTCATTCCTCCACTGGCACATATTTTCTGTTTCATCTGTTCCAATATGGCTTTAGCTTGGTTGGACTCATCTTTTTACTCTTTTTATTCTCGGATATTTTGACGAAAGAAGGCTTTGGACGCAATGGACCAATTCATTTACTCCGCACTATGCCGATTCGCTGCTCTTCATTTTGGTTGTCGAAAGCGTTTACAGTTATGGCTGGCTCCCTTCTTATCGTTAGCTTAACAGCAATTATTGGTGTCGGTCTTGGTACACTTTTTAATCGACTAGGAGATTGGCAATACCCTATTTTAATCTATGGTCCAGAACGAACGTATTCCTTTTTGTCAATTGCTCAGTTTTTAAGCAAGGCGGGGGGATTATTTGTACTTGTTTTAGCATTTGGCTTTAGCTTGCTATTTTTATTTTCTGTTTTGACAAATCGCGCTATTTTAGCGATTGGGCTAACGATTATTGTGTTAGTGCTTGGTCAAGCATTAACAGAGCAAACATTTTTATTAAGTTGGACACAATGGATTCCTTTCCATTACCTTACTGTATATCCGATTTTAAATGGGGAATATACGATTATTCATAACAATGCATTGTTCACCTATCAACAAGGCTTATTATCATTAGCAATAAGCACATTAATCGTACTTATTGTTACATTTTGCAGTATAAAGCTACGTAAAGGGGTTATGTCATGA
- a CDS encoding thiol-disulfide oxidoreductase DCC family protein: protein MAIVLFDGECHFCDASVQFIIKRDPKGYFQFASLQSEVGRELLERYQVPKADSIVLIENGRYFLQSTAALKIARRLQGFWRFAYVFIAVPTGVRNFAYNKLAKNRYKWFGKKELCELPSQDIRQRFLS, encoded by the coding sequence ATGGCGATTGTCTTATTTGACGGAGAATGTCATTTTTGTGATGCAAGTGTACAATTTATTATTAAGCGTGATCCAAAGGGCTATTTTCAGTTTGCCTCATTGCAAAGTGAGGTAGGGAGGGAGCTATTAGAACGCTATCAAGTGCCGAAAGCTGATAGCATCGTGCTTATAGAAAATGGACGCTATTTCTTACAGTCAACCGCTGCACTGAAAATTGCGCGGCGACTGCAAGGGTTTTGGCGTTTTGCTTATGTATTTATTGCAGTACCTACTGGTGTTCGCAATTTCGCATACAATAAACTCGCAAAAAATCGTTATAAATGGTTTGGAAAAAAAGAACTATGCGAATTACCCTCACAGGATATTCGCCAACGATTTTTATCATGA
- the pheA gene encoding prephenate dehydratase, protein MSTQNWEKRIAYLGPEASFTYLATKGLFPNDWLMPQASIPECIEAVAEGRVDLAVVPLENALEGSVPLTIDYLFHEANLFVVGEITSKIQQHLMVHPEQMKNWQNIEAVYSHPHALAQCHKYLFYRFSGVPLHQYSSTAAAAKLVADSPERCIAAIANSAAAEKYGLTIVENNIHDFHFNHTRFFVLARENIRLPQAENDILKTTFMITLPTDVSGALHQVLSVFAWRKLNLSKIESRPLKTGLGDYFFIVDVLADEEETMMRGAVEELHALGCTVKSLGTYYSYTTPE, encoded by the coding sequence ATGTCAACACAAAATTGGGAAAAGCGCATCGCATACTTAGGTCCAGAAGCATCATTTACATATTTAGCGACAAAGGGCTTATTCCCAAATGATTGGCTAATGCCACAAGCCTCGATTCCAGAATGTATCGAGGCAGTTGCTGAAGGAAGAGTGGACTTAGCAGTAGTGCCATTAGAAAATGCATTAGAAGGCTCTGTCCCTTTAACGATTGATTATTTATTCCATGAAGCGAATCTTTTCGTTGTAGGAGAAATTACATCAAAAATTCAGCAGCACTTAATGGTACATCCAGAGCAAATGAAGAATTGGCAAAACATTGAAGCAGTTTATTCGCATCCACATGCATTAGCACAATGCCATAAATATTTATTTTACCGCTTTAGCGGTGTGCCGTTGCATCAATATTCGTCAACTGCTGCGGCGGCAAAGCTTGTAGCGGATTCACCAGAACGATGCATTGCGGCAATTGCTAATAGCGCTGCTGCTGAAAAATATGGGCTGACGATTGTTGAAAACAATATTCATGATTTCCATTTTAACCATACGCGCTTCTTTGTTTTAGCAAGGGAAAATATACGCCTACCACAAGCTGAAAATGATATATTAAAGACAACGTTTATGATTACATTGCCAACAGATGTATCAGGGGCACTTCATCAAGTATTATCCGTATTTGCATGGCGCAAGCTGAACTTAAGTAAAATCGAATCACGCCCATTGAAAACAGGCTTAGGTGATTATTTCTTTATCGTAGATGTATTGGCAGATGAGGAAGAAACGATGATGAGGGGGGCAGTTGAGGAATTGCATGCATTGGGCTGTACAGTGAAATCGCTCGGTACATATTATAGTTACACAACACCAGAATGA
- a CDS encoding GGDEF domain-containing protein, whose amino-acid sequence MSLLLLDIKTVILLLVIGHCCVIMLISAYSYQYNNRTIWTFVIGKLLQIIAFTIILFREILPFIVSTFLSNTLLLIGTMIECIALLLLLKYLTATARKAIVIVSLFGLLSFYAAILFYNFDNVRIAIISITVTVLIGFPIRAFYLTCKASILKRIMLILYSAIALSLVLRTYNALFVSTDVTLFAENEYQTLAFLTRFIEMLVGSIGFILLVKEQTDIELTRMAMMDELTNIYNRHAFIQRADALIASALKKKSMVSFIIFDVDRFKGINDTYGHDAGDYVLREIAKVIANALPKEAIFGRYGGDEFVILIPNCQIDRATKLAEALRTTISQYSFQYISTQCTLSLGSATTEVQTAISLDAFYTNADKALYHAKENGRNQVYAVTF is encoded by the coding sequence ATGTCACTTTTATTACTTGATATAAAGACGGTTATTCTTTTGCTTGTTATTGGACATTGCTGTGTTATCATGCTTATTTCAGCATACAGCTACCAGTATAATAACCGTACTATTTGGACATTTGTAATAGGAAAGCTCCTACAAATTATTGCATTTACTATTATACTATTTCGCGAAATATTGCCATTCATCGTTTCCACTTTTTTAAGTAATACACTGTTGCTTATCGGTACAATGATTGAATGTATTGCACTACTGTTGTTGCTAAAATATCTCACAGCTACTGCGAGAAAAGCTATCGTTATTGTATCATTATTTGGTTTACTTAGCTTTTATGCAGCTATTTTGTTTTATAATTTTGACAATGTGCGCATTGCTATTATATCTATAACCGTTACTGTACTGATTGGATTCCCAATCCGAGCATTTTATCTTACTTGTAAAGCATCTATTTTGAAACGCATCATGCTTATTTTATATAGTGCCATTGCACTGTCACTTGTCTTGCGTACATATAATGCACTATTTGTTTCAACCGACGTAACGCTCTTTGCAGAAAATGAATATCAAACACTTGCCTTCTTGACGAGATTTATTGAAATGCTCGTCGGTAGCATTGGTTTTATTTTACTCGTAAAAGAGCAAACAGATATTGAATTGACACGTATGGCTATGATGGATGAGTTAACAAATATTTATAATAGACACGCCTTTATTCAGCGCGCAGATGCTCTGATTGCCTCAGCGCTAAAGAAAAAAAGCATGGTTTCCTTTATTATTTTTGATGTTGACCGCTTTAAGGGGATTAATGATACATACGGACATGATGCTGGGGATTATGTACTGAGAGAGATTGCCAAAGTAATTGCAAATGCACTTCCGAAAGAGGCTATTTTTGGGCGCTATGGCGGAGATGAGTTTGTTATTTTAATACCAAACTGCCAAATCGACAGAGCAACTAAGCTAGCAGAAGCATTGCGGACTACCATTTCCCAATATTCATTCCAGTATATTTCAACACAATGTACATTAAGCTTAGGCTCCGCTACAACAGAAGTTCAGACAGCCATCTCCTTAGATGCATTTTATACAAACGCTGATAAAGCTTTATATCATGCAAAGGAAAATGGTCGTAATCAAGTTTATGCTGTAACCTTTTAA
- a CDS encoding ACT domain-containing protein produces the protein MKNVANQRYYLVREDVLTDAMQKTLEAKALLQKGAVASIWDAVKEVDLSRSAFYKYRDAVFPFHSIVQERILTLFLQLQDRKGSLAKLLETISEAHCNVLTIHQTIPIQGRANVTLSLDVTNMNVDLNELIQILKRLDFIESAEVISSGAL, from the coding sequence ATGAAAAACGTAGCAAATCAACGCTATTATTTAGTGCGTGAGGATGTTTTGACGGATGCAATGCAAAAAACATTAGAGGCAAAGGCCTTATTACAAAAGGGTGCTGTCGCCTCTATTTGGGACGCCGTCAAGGAAGTGGATTTATCACGCAGTGCATTTTATAAATATCGCGATGCTGTTTTTCCTTTTCACTCCATCGTTCAAGAACGTATTTTAACATTATTTTTACAGTTGCAAGACCGTAAAGGCTCGCTAGCAAAATTACTTGAAACGATTTCAGAGGCACATTGCAATGTATTAACGATTCATCAAACGATACCCATTCAAGGGAGAGCAAATGTTACCTTATCACTTGATGTAACGAATATGAATGTGGACTTAAATGAATTGATTCAAATTTTAAAGCGTCTTGATTTTATTGAATCAGCAGAGGTTATTAGCTCAGGCGCATTGTAG